Proteins from one Telopea speciosissima isolate NSW1024214 ecotype Mountain lineage chromosome 1, Tspe_v1, whole genome shotgun sequence genomic window:
- the LOC122656896 gene encoding rhodanese-like domain-containing protein 10: MAIRIEKFYLSNLKHEKKTKLQGTKPFFTRVLRLQVNAISSGARELIQSGTVRTIPPKEATTVIDSEGWKLLDIRPVWEREKALVSGSLHIPLFVKDMDSSPLTLLKKWVHFGYIGLWTGQNLTTINPEFLRQVEVAVPDKESKLLVACGEGLRSMMAVTRLYEGGYQNLGWLAGGFNRAGDDDFPAVEGTGKLQYATIGGVSYYFLQLLILLQAVGK; this comes from the exons atggcaaTTCGTATAGAGAAGTTTTACTTGTCCAATTTGAAGCATGAGAAGAAGACTAAGCTACAAGGCACAAAACCCTTCTTCACTCGGGTTTTGAGGCTACAGGTGAATGCAATTTCCAGTGGTGCCCGGGAACTCATACAATCAGGCACTGTCCGAACTATACCACCGAAGGAGGCTACTACAGTAATTGATTCCGAAGGTTGGAAACTCCTTGATATCAGACCAGTGTGGGAGAGGGAAAAGGCATTGGTTTCTGGTTCATTACATATTCCACTTTTTGTGAAAGACATGGACAGTAGTCCCCTCACCCTTCTAAAGAAATGGGTTCACTTCGGCTACATTGGTTTATGGACCGGCCAAAATCTGACAACCATCAACCCTGAATTTCTCCGGCAGGTCGAGGTAGCAGTTCCTGACAAGGAGAGTAAGCTTCTTGTAGCCTGTGGAGAAGGGCTAAG GTCCATGATGGCAGTCACAAGATTATACGAAGGAGGATATCAGAACTTGGGATGGCTTGCCGGAGGGTTCAACCGTGCCGGAGATGATGATTTTCCGGCAGTTGAAGGGACGGGCAAGCTACAATATGCCACAATAGGGGGTGTGTCCTACTACTTCCTCCAATTACTTATACTGTTACAAGCTGTGGGTAAGTGA
- the LOC122658104 gene encoding putative serine/threonine-protein kinase-like protein CCR3: protein MMRIPSCVIVAIFFIAFVFPSVSVGLGSASTLSVSYESGTVCGILSGNSSQRIQCYRGGQTISILPNVSFEVISGGRNFFCGLTWDGSIMLCWDTSFSNTSFESKRVYYNTSVRLRDVTVGDDQVCAIAVETQVAMCWRGVGNRFPWPSMDQQFQSITSGGGFSCGILSSNGRVRCWGTNNSTAQEIQNQFGNISMNSLVAGGSHACGLNITGFLVCKGRNDSGQLEVPENSSFEFAELALGFNHSCATRSSNGSVVCWGGGGQFSSNFTNGIPFQLISAGSDFTCGLETRNLSVICWGPGMSMNASSSIYLPLPQIVPGPCTLTNCSCGQYPGSAGFCAGSATICRRNCLQAESPSPPSPPPALSPPPPASKSSSSKARDRGLLAFLIGGSIGCFSGLCTIVYCFWTGACCCKRKKIHNSVQPTITGGNANAGGNGSGDIFSLPLSRSSTIRRQSSRAMRRQRSGTSSKHADRAEEFSLAELEVATNNFSLENKIGSGSFGTVYKGKLADGRKVAIKRGETGTKTKKFQEKETAFESEIAFLSRLHHKYLVRLVGFCEEKDEKLLVYDYMKNGALYDHLHSKNNVEKSSSVLNSWKMRIKILLDAARGIEYLHNYAVPPIIHRDIKSSNILLDENWTARVSDFGLSLMGPQSPGEEYLSMKAAGTVGYMDPEYYGLHVLTAKSDVYGLGVVLLEILTGKRAIFKEEGEGGGPTSVVDYAVPKILAGELESVLDARVEPPEAHEAEAVELVAFTAVHCVNLEGKERPSMTDIVANLERAFSLCDGSHERFSSPTISNAPTESQRNSRIHTEDDITLD, encoded by the coding sequence ATGATGAGAATTCCTTCCTGTGTGATCGTGGCCATTTTCTTCATCGCCTTCGTCTTTCCTTCTGTGTCCGTTGGCCTTGGTTCAGCCTCAACTCTCTCCGTCAGTTACGAATCTGGTACGGTTTGTGGAATCCTCTCAGGCAACTCTTCCCAGAGAATCCAATGCTACAGAGGAGGTCAGACGATTTCGATCCTTCCGAATGTATCTTTCGAAGTCATCTCCGGAGGCCGAAATTTCTTCTGTGGACTGACTTGGGATGGATCGATTATGCTTTGTTGGGACACTAGTTTCTCTAATACGAGTTTTGAATCCAAAAGGGTTTATTATAACACTAGCGTTAGATTGAGGGATGTAACAGTCGGGGATGATCAGGTCTGCGCTATAGCGGTTGAGACACAAGTCGCAATGTGTTGGAGAGGGGTTGGGAATAGGTTTCCTTGGCCATCGATGGATCAACAGTTTCAGTCCATTACATCAGGGGGAGGGTTTTCGTGTGGGATTCTGAGTAGCAATGGAAGAGTTCGGTGTTGGGGTACTAACAATTCAACCGCTCAAGAGATTCAGAATCAGTTTGGGAACATCTCCATGAACAGTTTAGTTGCTGGTGGATCTCATGCTTGTGGTTTGAATATTACTGGGTTTCTCGTCTGCAAAGGGAGAAACGATTCTGGGCAGCTCGAAGTTCCCGAAAATTCTTCTTTTGAGTTCGCTGAGCTCGCATTGGGGTTCAACCATAGCTGTGCCACTCGAAGCTCGAATGGTTCGGTGGTTTGttggggaggaggaggacaatTCTCCAGTAATTTCACAAATGGTATTCCATTCCAGTTGATTTCCGCTGGTTCGGATTTCACTTGTGGATTGGAAACCAGAAATCTTTCGGTGATTTGCTGGGGACCTGGTATGTCTATGAACGCTAGTTCGTCAATTTATCTGCCTCTGCCACAGATTGTTCCAGGTCCTTGCACTCTTACTAACTGTAGTTGCGGTCAATATCCCGGTTCCGCCGGATTTTGCGCTGGTTCTGCGACTATTTGTCGTCGGAATTGTTTACAAGCAGAATCGCCATCGCCCCCCTCACCACCACCGGCGTTATCTCCTCCTCCGCCAGCATCAAAGTCGTCTTCATCGAAAGCGAGAGATAGGGGTTTATTGGCTTTTCTGATTGGGGGATCAATTGGGTGTTTCTCTGGGCTCTGTACCATTGTCTACTGCTTCTGGACTGGAGCGTGCTGTTGCAAACGCAAGAAGATACATAATTCTGTGCAGCCCACCATTACTGGAGGCAATGCTAATGCCGGGGGTAATGGAAGCGGCGATATCTTCAGCCTTCCTCTGTCAAGGTCTTCTACTATTAGGCGCCAGAGCTCGCGAGCAATGAGGCGACAGAGGAGTGGGACTTCATCGAAGCACGCTGACCGGGCTGAGGAATTCAGCCTAGCAGAGCTAGAAGTGGCCACCAACAACTTCTCTTTGGAGAACAAGATAGGGTCTGGGAGCTTTGGGACTGTTTACAAAGGCAAGCTTGCAGATGGGCGAAAAGTCGCCATTAAAAGGGGAGAGACAGGTACTAAGACCAAGAAATTCCAAGAGAAAGAAACCGCATTCGAGTCTGAGATAGCATTCTTGTCACGGCTTCACCATAAATATCTGGTAAGGCTAGTTGGTTTCTGCGAAGAGAAAGATGAGAAGCTTCTGGTATACGATTACATGAAAAATGGGGCACTTTATGATCACTTGCATTCGAAGAACAATGTTGAGAAGAGCAGCAGTGTATTGAATTCCTGGAAAATGAGGATCAAAATCTTATTAGACGCAGCAAGGGGAATCGAGTATCTTCACAATTACGCCGTTCCACCCATAATTCACAGGGATATCAAGTCTTCAAACATATTGCTTGACGAGAATTGGACGGCGAGAGTTTCCGATTTCGGTTTATCACTAATGGGGCCACAATCTCCGGGTGAGGAGTATTTATCCATGAAAGCAGCAGGAACAGTTGGGTACATGGATCCTGAGTATTACGGACTTCATGTGTTGACAGCGAAGAGTGATGTTTATGGGCTTGGAGTGGTTTTACTTGAGATATTGACAGGGAAGAGAGCTATAttcaaggaagaaggagagggaggagggCCAACTAGCGTGGTGGATTATGCAGTGCCAAAGATTTTGGCTGGAGAGCTGGAGTCAGTGCTGGATGCAAGGGTTGAGCCACCTGAAGCACACGAGGCAGAGGCGGTGGAGCTGGTAGCGTTCACGGCGGTGCATTGTGTGAACTTGGAGGGGAAGGAGAGGCCATCTATGACGGACATTGTTGCTAATTTGGAGAGAGCATTCTCTCTCTGTGATGGAAGCCATGAAAGATTCTCTAGTCCTACCATCTCCAATGCTCCGACTGAAAGTCAAAGAAATTCCAGGATTCATACAGAAGATGATATTACCCTGGATTAA